The following are encoded together in the Pseudomonas sp. IB20 genome:
- a CDS encoding sensor histidine kinase: MKSSSSLQKRLGLGLTLGMTLLWLGATVGAWLVVQHELNEAFDSALEETAQRILPLAVLEISNREEPREAQHVATLKMHKEYLTYLVRDASGKILMQSHDANPKIFSKRPTEGFSTSEKYRLYGASALRETLFIEIAEPLGHRREAAREALFALLLPLLALIPVSLLSTWLFVQISLRSVLAYRRAVEARGVGDLSPIKVARLPAEIDPLAEAVNHLLERLRKALEAERSFTANSAHELRTPLAATLAQIQRLHHEVPEGPLRLRAAKIENSLRELARLSEKLMQLAKAEGGGLLSETPQDLIPLLAHVVDEWNHSSGHRIELHLPTRTSLYSTIDPDAFAILLRNLIENALKYGSADQPVEVSLSDQALLRVVNGGPPVPEAVLQRLTERFVRGHSETSGSGLGLAIAQTIVQGVNGKMRLISPATGRTQGFEVCVWFALASTADD; the protein is encoded by the coding sequence ATGAAGTCTTCTTCGAGCCTGCAAAAACGCCTCGGTCTGGGGCTTACCCTGGGCATGACCTTACTTTGGCTGGGCGCGACCGTCGGCGCCTGGCTGGTGGTGCAACATGAGTTGAACGAGGCGTTCGACAGTGCGCTGGAAGAGACCGCACAACGGATCTTGCCGCTGGCCGTGCTGGAGATCAGCAACCGGGAGGAGCCCCGTGAAGCGCAGCACGTTGCGACGTTGAAAATGCACAAGGAATACCTGACGTACCTGGTGCGCGATGCCAGCGGCAAGATCCTGATGCAGTCCCACGACGCCAACCCGAAGATCTTCAGTAAGCGGCCGACTGAGGGATTTTCCACCTCTGAAAAGTACCGCTTGTATGGCGCCAGTGCGTTACGCGAGACGCTGTTCATCGAGATAGCCGAACCGCTTGGCCATCGTCGTGAAGCAGCGCGGGAGGCTTTGTTTGCCTTGTTGTTGCCGCTGTTGGCGCTGATTCCCGTCAGCCTGTTGAGCACCTGGTTGTTCGTGCAGATCAGCCTGCGCAGTGTTTTGGCGTATCGTCGTGCGGTCGAGGCGCGTGGCGTGGGTGATTTGTCGCCGATCAAGGTGGCCCGCCTGCCGGCAGAAATCGATCCATTGGCCGAGGCGGTCAACCACTTGCTGGAGCGCTTACGCAAGGCCCTGGAAGCGGAGCGCAGCTTTACCGCCAACAGCGCCCATGAACTGCGCACGCCACTGGCCGCGACCCTGGCGCAGATCCAGCGGTTACACCACGAGGTGCCCGAAGGCCCGTTGCGGTTACGCGCGGCTAAAATCGAAAACTCGTTGCGCGAACTGGCGCGGCTCTCGGAAAAACTCATGCAATTGGCCAAAGCCGAGGGGGGCGGGCTGCTGTCCGAAACGCCCCAGGACCTTATTCCGTTGCTAGCCCATGTGGTCGATGAGTGGAACCACAGTAGCGGGCACCGGATCGAGTTGCACCTACCAACCCGGACGAGCCTGTACTCGACGATTGACCCGGACGCCTTCGCCATCCTATTGCGCAACCTGATCGAGAACGCTCTCAAATATGGTTCCGCGGATCAACCGGTCGAAGTCAGCCTCAGTGACCAGGCGCTGCTGCGGGTGGTCAATGGTGGCCCGCCGGTACCCGAGGCGGTGTTGCAGCGGCTAACCGAGCGCTTTGTGCGGGGGCACAGCGAAACCAGCGGTTCAGGGTTGGGATTGGCGATTGCACAAACCATAGTGCAGGGCGTCAATGGGAAAATGCGGTTGATATCGCCGGCGACTGGGCGAACGCAAGGATTCGAAGTCTGCGTCTGGTTTGCGCTCGCCTCAACTGCCGACGATTGA
- the deoC gene encoding deoxyribose-phosphate aldolase has protein sequence MNTLQPAALAKYIDHTLLAPDASREQIRTLCEEAMQHGFYSVCLNSGQVPYAASCLSDKTVVICAVVGFPLGAGLSDTKAFEAERAIAAGAGEIDMVLNIGWLKEGLLDAVREDINWVHKACGAVPLKVILETCLLSDEQKVQACEICRDLGVAFVKTSTGFSKSGATVEDVALMRKTVGAGVGVKASGGVRDYPTAMKMIEAGATRLGSSSGIAIVGGVMTTASGY, from the coding sequence ATGAATACACTTCAACCCGCAGCATTGGCCAAGTACATCGATCACACCTTGCTGGCGCCCGACGCCTCCCGTGAGCAGATTCGCACCTTGTGCGAGGAAGCCATGCAGCACGGTTTTTATTCGGTGTGCCTGAACTCCGGGCAAGTGCCTTACGCCGCTTCGTGCCTGAGCGACAAGACCGTGGTGATTTGTGCGGTAGTGGGCTTCCCACTCGGCGCCGGCTTGAGCGACACCAAGGCGTTTGAAGCCGAGCGGGCGATTGCCGCCGGGGCAGGGGAGATCGACATGGTGCTCAACATCGGCTGGCTGAAGGAGGGCTTGCTAGACGCGGTACGCGAAGACATCAACTGGGTCCACAAAGCCTGCGGCGCAGTGCCGTTGAAGGTCATCCTGGAAACCTGCCTGCTGAGCGACGAGCAGAAAGTCCAGGCGTGTGAAATCTGCCGGGATTTGGGCGTGGCATTCGTCAAGACCTCCACAGGGTTCAGCAAAAGTGGCGCTACCGTTGAGGACGTTGCACTGATGCGCAAAACAGTGGGCGCGGGCGTTGGGGTCAAGGCGTCCGGTGGCGTGCGTGATTATCCGACGGCGATGAAGATGATTGAGGCCGGGGCGACGCGCTTGGGCAGCAGCTCGGGGATTGCGATTGTGGGTGGAGTGATGACGACGGCCAGTGGTTATTGA
- the deoR gene encoding DNA-binding transcriptional repressor DeoR, with protein MDSKKAERLKLIQQALQDQNAIHLREMAALLDVSEMTLRRDLNHFTEHVRLLGGYITRVGTEASDYRVADQDTRHVEEKRRIGKLAARLVQPGDTVFFDCGTTSPFVIDFIPDELEFTAVCSSLNVLLRLQNKPNCHIVLCGGTFHRKNQVFESSAESSILDSVRLTWAFVTAAGVSQEFGVTCFNFNEVEVKQKVLRQAQQRVLLADFSKFDTVRTAHFAALEDFHYVVSDKKIPRGYKDLIEASGAQLLV; from the coding sequence GTGGACAGTAAAAAAGCCGAGCGACTCAAGCTAATCCAACAAGCTTTGCAGGACCAGAACGCCATTCACCTGCGGGAAATGGCGGCACTGCTGGACGTTTCCGAGATGACCCTGCGCCGCGACCTCAACCACTTCACCGAGCATGTGCGTCTGCTAGGCGGCTACATCACCCGCGTCGGCACTGAGGCCAGCGATTACCGCGTAGCCGACCAGGACACGCGTCACGTCGAGGAAAAACGCCGCATCGGCAAACTCGCCGCCCGGCTGGTACAACCCGGTGACACGGTGTTTTTCGACTGCGGCACCACCTCGCCCTTTGTGATTGATTTCATCCCTGATGAGCTGGAGTTCACCGCCGTGTGCAGCTCGTTGAACGTGCTGCTCAGGCTGCAGAACAAGCCCAACTGTCACATCGTGTTGTGCGGCGGCACCTTTCACCGCAAGAACCAGGTGTTTGAAAGCAGCGCCGAAAGCAGCATCCTCGACAGCGTGCGCCTGACGTGGGCTTTTGTGACCGCCGCCGGCGTCAGCCAGGAATTCGGCGTGACGTGCTTCAACTTCAATGAAGTCGAGGTCAAGCAAAAGGTCCTGCGCCAGGCCCAGCAGCGTGTGTTGCTCGCCGACTTCAGCAAGTTCGACACTGTGCGCACCGCGCATTTCGCTGCCCTGGAAGACTTTCACTACGTGGTCAGCGACAAGAAAATCCCCCGCGGCTACAAAGACCTCATCGAGGCCAGCGGCGCGCAACTGCTGGTTTAA
- a CDS encoding aldose 1-epimerase family protein: MNTCIPLYRAVFAEQEKILLQSEDFKVSAWTYPSGVLAVSLENCRGRLVVLPYQGQMIWSAVFDGCDLTMTNLFEQPRPSPTVIDTYGCFMFHSGLLRNGCPAPDDTHALHGEMPCAPTDTAWLEIGEGFVRLGGSYQYAKGFGDRYRACPSVTLRADSALFDIDMDVTNLAGKPMDLMYMAHMNYAYVAGARFVEPLGMQRLRLRTSVPGHVKPTPDWSAYMAQLAEHPAQLACLERPALYDPEIVFFFDEVGTDATGHAHFLLDHPDGAAFYTRYRPEQFEHAARWILHSADQQVAAFVLPSTCEPEGYNAEKAKGHVRSLAAGASASFSVTTGYLNAQERHKLLG, translated from the coding sequence ATGAACACGTGCATCCCGCTGTATCGCGCCGTGTTTGCCGAACAGGAAAAGATCCTGTTGCAGTCTGAGGATTTCAAGGTCAGTGCCTGGACCTATCCGTCCGGCGTGCTGGCCGTGAGCCTGGAGAACTGCCGTGGACGTTTGGTCGTGCTGCCGTATCAAGGGCAGATGATCTGGTCGGCCGTGTTCGACGGCTGCGACCTGACCATGACGAACCTGTTCGAGCAGCCAAGGCCCAGCCCGACGGTGATCGATACCTACGGCTGCTTCATGTTTCACAGTGGCCTGCTGCGCAACGGCTGCCCGGCGCCGGATGACACTCATGCGTTGCACGGCGAGATGCCTTGCGCGCCAACGGACACCGCCTGGCTGGAAATCGGCGAGGGCTTTGTGCGCCTGGGCGGCTCGTACCAATACGCCAAGGGCTTCGGCGATCGCTACCGGGCGTGCCCGAGCGTCACGCTGCGCGCCGATTCGGCGTTATTCGATATCGACATGGACGTGACGAACCTGGCTGGCAAACCCATGGACCTGATGTACATGGCTCACATGAACTACGCCTATGTGGCCGGTGCCCGGTTTGTCGAGCCGCTGGGCATGCAGCGCCTGCGCCTGCGCACCAGTGTGCCGGGCCACGTCAAGCCGACGCCGGACTGGAGCGCCTACATGGCGCAACTCGCTGAGCATCCCGCTCAGCTGGCGTGCCTGGAGCGGCCGGCGCTGTACGATCCAGAAATCGTGTTTTTCTTCGACGAGGTTGGCACTGACGCCACCGGCCACGCGCACTTCTTGCTCGATCACCCCGATGGTGCTGCGTTCTACACCCGTTATCGCCCCGAGCAATTCGAGCACGCCGCACGCTGGATCCTGCACTCAGCGGATCAGCAAGTGGCCGCGTTCGTGCTGCCATCAACCTGCGAACCCGAAGGCTATAACGCGGAAAAAGCCAAAGGTCACGTGCGTTCGCTGGCGGCCGGGGCCAGCGCCTCGTTCAGCGTGACCACCGGCTACTTGAACGCCCAAGAGCGGCACAAGTTGCTGGGTTAA
- the fucP gene encoding L-fucose:H+ symporter permease, whose protein sequence is MNKPALQQTPDGFYLNRTPWFAFILLCSIFALWAAAASMNDVLIAHFKKAFLLSDFQTAFVQSAFYLGYFFVAIPAAMVVRRLSYKSTILIGLLLYMFGCLLFFPAASTAKYGMFLLALFVIAAGLSFLETACNTYSTLMGPRETGTRRLNISQTFHPFGAMAGVYVGSFVMFKDTDATTEQLTQMSAADAAVQQLQMIQSTLLPYKWMIAVLVLMFILIAITRFPACKGSKPVDNKSGSLRKSLGRLWRNPRFTFGVLAQFLYVGAQVGVWSFTIRLAMQMGGMNERSASWFLMTTFAAYFVGKLIANLLMRRLHPAKVLAIYGVLCIVLLAYTILVPNISAVYAAVGVSIFLGPCWPTIYGLTIDGLGEDTGVGGSLLVMSIVGGGVIPIFQGLLSDASGGNMQLAYSVPLLCFIVIVMYAVKCLRQSDTSPSSVAAAVVS, encoded by the coding sequence ATGAACAAACCTGCGCTGCAACAGACACCCGATGGTTTTTACCTGAACCGCACGCCGTGGTTCGCCTTTATCCTGCTGTGCAGCATCTTCGCGTTGTGGGCCGCGGCGGCGAGCATGAATGACGTGCTGATCGCCCATTTCAAGAAAGCGTTTTTGCTCAGCGATTTCCAGACCGCCTTTGTGCAGTCGGCGTTTTACCTGGGCTACTTTTTTGTCGCGATCCCGGCCGCCATGGTGGTGCGCCGCTTGAGCTACAAAAGCACGATTCTGATTGGCCTGTTGTTGTACATGTTCGGTTGCCTGCTGTTTTTCCCCGCAGCGTCTACGGCCAAGTACGGCATGTTTTTGCTCGCGCTGTTTGTGATTGCCGCCGGCCTGTCGTTCCTCGAAACCGCCTGCAACACCTACTCGACGCTGATGGGCCCACGGGAAACCGGGACGCGGCGCTTGAACATCTCGCAGACCTTTCACCCGTTCGGCGCCATGGCTGGGGTTTACGTGGGCAGCTTCGTGATGTTCAAGGACACCGATGCCACCACCGAGCAACTGACACAGATGAGCGCCGCGGATGCGGCGGTGCAGCAGTTGCAAATGATCCAGTCCACGCTGCTGCCTTATAAGTGGATGATCGCGGTGCTGGTGCTGATGTTTATCCTGATCGCGATCACCCGTTTCCCCGCCTGCAAGGGCAGCAAGCCCGTCGACAACAAGTCCGGTAGCTTGCGTAAAAGCCTGGGGCGGTTGTGGCGCAACCCGCGTTTTACTTTCGGCGTACTCGCGCAGTTTCTGTATGTGGGCGCGCAGGTCGGCGTATGGAGTTTCACCATTCGGTTGGCCATGCAAATGGGCGGCATGAATGAGCGCAGTGCATCATGGTTCCTGATGACCACCTTTGCCGCGTACTTTGTCGGCAAGTTGATCGCCAACCTGCTGATGCGCCGCCTGCACCCGGCCAAGGTCTTGGCGATCTACGGTGTGCTGTGCATTGTGCTGCTGGCCTACACCATTCTGGTGCCGAACATTTCGGCGGTATATGCAGCGGTGGGTGTGAGTATTTTTCTCGGCCCGTGCTGGCCGACCATTTACGGCCTGACCATCGATGGCTTGGGTGAAGACACCGGTGTCGGTGGTTCCTTGCTGGTGATGAGTATCGTCGGTGGCGGGGTGATTCCGATCTTCCAAGGCCTGTTGTCCGACGCCAGCGGTGGCAACATGCAGTTGGCCTACAGCGTGCCGTTGCTGTGCTTTATCGTGATTGTGATGTATGCGGTCAAATGCCTGCGCCAGTCAGACACATCACCCTCCAGTGTGGCCGCGGCGGTGGTCTCATGA
- the rbsK gene encoding ribokinase: MSKIAVIGSNMVDLITYIDRMPAQGETLEAPGFALGCGGKGANQAVAAAKLGADVLMLSKVGDDMFADNTLANFQRFGIDTRYVQRVPGVSSGVAPIFVRADSHNSILIVKGANAHLSPADIDAAAADLRGCTLIVLQLEINLETVYYAIEFAHRHGIAVLLNPAPALAGLSAEHLAKLDFLIPNESELALITGLTVDSSDSARAAARTLVASGIRHVIVTLGEQGALYVGEEGEFQVPGQRVVARDTTGAGDAFIGCFIQHWNRDGSIRQAMEQAVAYSACSVTALGTQTSYPDSEAFAHFQQQR; the protein is encoded by the coding sequence ATGAGCAAGATCGCAGTCATCGGCAGCAATATGGTGGATTTGATTACCTACATTGACCGCATGCCAGCCCAGGGCGAAACCCTGGAAGCACCGGGATTTGCCCTGGGATGCGGCGGCAAAGGCGCCAACCAGGCGGTGGCGGCAGCCAAGCTTGGGGCGGATGTATTGATGCTGAGCAAGGTCGGCGACGACATGTTTGCCGACAACACCCTGGCCAACTTCCAGCGCTTTGGCATCGACACCCGTTATGTGCAGCGGGTGCCTGGCGTCTCCAGCGGCGTAGCGCCGATTTTTGTGCGTGCCGATTCCCACAACAGCATTTTGATCGTCAAAGGCGCCAATGCGCATTTGTCGCCGGCGGACATCGATGCCGCAGCAGCCGACCTGCGTGGCTGCACGCTGATTGTGCTGCAGCTTGAGATCAACCTGGAGACGGTCTACTACGCCATCGAGTTTGCGCACCGGCATGGCATCGCCGTGCTGCTGAATCCGGCACCGGCCCTGGCGGGCTTAAGCGCTGAGCACTTGGCGAAGCTGGATTTCCTGATCCCCAACGAATCGGAACTGGCGTTGATCACCGGCCTTACCGTGGACTCGTCAGACTCGGCTCGCGCTGCCGCACGCACGCTGGTGGCCAGCGGCATCCGCCACGTGATCGTCACCCTTGGCGAGCAGGGCGCGTTGTACGTGGGCGAGGAGGGCGAGTTCCAGGTGCCGGGCCAGCGCGTTGTGGCCCGCGACACCACCGGCGCCGGTGACGCCTTTATCGGTTGCTTCATTCAGCACTGGAACCGCGACGGCAGCATTCGCCAGGCCATGGAGCAGGCCGTGGCGTATTCCGCGTGCTCGGTAACGGCGCTGGGTACGCAAACCTCCTATCCCGACAGCGAAGCGTTCGCGCACTTCCAGCAACAGCGCTAA
- a CDS encoding multidrug effflux MFS transporter codes for MSRSIAHLALLLGLITAIGPFAIDSYLPALPTLGASLHASPAAVQMSLTVFFMIIGVCQLFYGPISDVYGRKPPIYLGLVIFAVASVGCALAPTIEVLIGFRALQAFGACAGMVIPRAIVRDLYTGHEAARLMALLMLVMSVSPILAPLAGSVVISLWSWREVFAALAVVSVLCLVMTIVQLPETHPAERRLGKTLGNAIGSYGALLRDPVFIGLAVVSGFGLATFFVFIGSAPFVYIEYFGLTPTQFSLCFALNAASFFAMSQMTARLSARFGLAPVIRWSVMAVAAVMVLLAATTLWGNHLAVMMTMLFIGFGFLGLLLPAAGVLSLEDHGAVAGAASALLGAIQMITAAVSMTLVGLYADHTPAPMLVGIALCAVAAMLTAFWTLRRLPAHLQPAPRT; via the coding sequence ATGTCTCGAAGCATCGCCCACCTCGCCTTATTGCTGGGGTTGATCACCGCCATCGGCCCTTTCGCCATCGACAGCTACCTGCCCGCCCTGCCCACCTTGGGTGCCAGCCTGCACGCCTCGCCGGCGGCGGTGCAGATGAGCCTCACGGTGTTCTTCATGATCATCGGCGTGTGCCAGCTGTTCTACGGCCCGATCAGCGATGTGTACGGTCGCAAGCCGCCGATCTATCTCGGCCTGGTGATATTCGCCGTGGCCAGCGTCGGCTGTGCACTGGCCCCCACTATTGAAGTGCTGATTGGGTTTCGGGCCCTGCAAGCGTTCGGCGCCTGTGCCGGCATGGTCATTCCGCGGGCGATCGTTCGCGACCTGTACACCGGCCATGAGGCCGCGCGCCTGATGGCCCTGCTGATGCTGGTGATGAGTGTGTCGCCGATCCTGGCGCCCTTGGCCGGCAGCGTGGTGATTTCACTCTGGAGCTGGCGCGAAGTGTTCGCGGCACTGGCGGTCGTGTCCGTGCTGTGCCTGGTGATGACCATTGTGCAATTGCCGGAAACCCACCCGGCCGAGCGCCGCTTGGGCAAGACCCTGGGCAACGCCATCGGCAGTTACGGCGCGCTGTTGCGCGATCCGGTATTTATCGGTTTAGCGGTGGTCAGCGGCTTCGGCCTGGCCACCTTCTTCGTGTTTATCGGCAGCGCGCCGTTCGTGTACATCGAATACTTCGGCCTGACACCCACACAATTCAGCCTGTGCTTTGCGCTGAATGCCGCCTCGTTCTTCGCTATGAGCCAAATGACCGCACGCCTGAGCGCGCGCTTTGGCCTAGCGCCGGTGATTCGTTGGTCGGTGATGGCTGTCGCGGCCGTCATGGTCTTGCTGGCAGCCACCACGCTGTGGGGCAACCACTTGGCGGTGATGATGACGATGCTGTTTATCGGCTTCGGTTTCCTCGGCCTGCTGTTGCCGGCGGCCGGCGTGTTGTCCCTGGAAGACCACGGCGCCGTGGCCGGTGCTGCCTCGGCACTGCTGGGTGCGATCCAGATGATTACCGCCGCCGTGTCGATGACATTGGTTGGGCTGTACGCCGACCATACGCCCGCACCAATGCTGGTTGGCATTGCGCTGTGTGCAGTCGCCGCGATGCTGACCGCCTTCTGGACACTGCGCCGTTTGCCGGCGCATCTGCAACCTGCGCCGCGCACCTGA
- a CDS encoding site-specific integrase, whose product MTESIRNPLTLYLTRLAPSSQLTMRYVLQDAADRLGFEDINLEEIDWHLLQPEHVIALVAALREDGYAPNTSSLYVNAVRGVMNEAWRMSLISQDHLLKMRSVKAAPGTRLGQGRNLRRTLIREMMEVCAADPRPQGLRDAAVIGILYGSGMRKSESVNLDLAQVDFQERSLRVTGKGNKELIKYAPAWAFEKLTAWLEFRREQLKDGEQDDTFLFNRVRRGSHITRERITKHAIYYIARQRGEQVGVKIMPHDFRRSFITRVIEEHDLSIAQKLAHHTNIQTTASYDVRDDNERRRAVDRFDL is encoded by the coding sequence TTGACTGAGTCTATCCGTAACCCGCTGACCCTCTACCTCACCCGCCTGGCGCCCTCCAGCCAGCTGACCATGCGCTACGTGCTGCAAGACGCTGCCGACCGCCTGGGCTTCGAAGACATCAACCTCGAAGAGATCGACTGGCATTTGCTCCAGCCCGAACACGTGATTGCCTTGGTCGCCGCCTTGCGCGAGGACGGTTATGCGCCGAACACTTCATCGCTGTATGTGAATGCGGTGCGTGGGGTGATGAACGAAGCCTGGCGCATGAGCCTGATCAGCCAGGACCACTTGCTCAAGATGCGCTCGGTCAAGGCCGCGCCCGGTACACGCCTGGGGCAGGGCCGTAACCTGCGCCGCACGCTGATCCGCGAAATGATGGAAGTCTGCGCCGCCGACCCGCGCCCGCAGGGCCTGCGTGATGCGGCGGTCATCGGCATTCTGTATGGGTCGGGTATGCGCAAGTCGGAGTCGGTAAACCTTGACCTGGCGCAGGTCGACTTCCAAGAGCGCAGTTTGCGCGTGACCGGCAAGGGCAATAAGGAGCTGATCAAGTATGCGCCGGCTTGGGCCTTTGAAAAGCTCACGGCGTGGCTGGAGTTTCGTCGCGAACAGCTCAAGGACGGCGAGCAGGACGATACGTTCCTGTTCAACCGCGTTCGCCGTGGCAGCCATATCACCCGTGAACGCATCACCAAGCACGCGATTTACTACATCGCCCGCCAGCGCGGCGAACAGGTAGGCGTGAAGATCATGCCGCATGACTTTCGGCGGTCCTTCATCACTCGGGTGATTGAAGAACATGACCTGTCGATTGCGCAGAAACTGGCGCACCACACCAATATCCAGACCACTGCCAGTTATGACGTGCGCGACGACAATGAGCGGCGGCGGGCGGTGGATCGGTTTGATTTGTAG
- a CDS encoding M949_RS01915 family surface polysaccharide biosynthesis protein, translated as MNSVQLLRGQLRPALMGLWMAVACVTTVRADDGVALTTVEQVPEGVEVRGKQVAAYSWDDHQGKNLLVLAEQVSERDDDGTQSSFVYAAQYLLGGDHPKRVWMLYDDVQHCQFDAALRFDMAATKVTDLAGDGITQATVGYSRTCTSDVSPNEFKLIMHVGKSQKYRLRGVDRIGASWWDEEAGALRGMPLPKDCSVAAQQALVSQYKEQGTELPLPGCYGDEKDFAKAPDSYLAFMRQHWFALMHKQDTEWSQSQTQPQPEDPTEDDESAP; from the coding sequence ATGAATAGCGTGCAGCTTTTACGCGGCCAGTTGCGGCCGGCGTTGATGGGATTGTGGATGGCTGTGGCCTGTGTCACGACCGTTCGCGCGGATGATGGGGTGGCGCTCACCACGGTCGAGCAGGTGCCGGAAGGCGTTGAAGTGCGCGGTAAACAAGTCGCGGCCTACAGCTGGGACGACCACCAAGGCAAGAATCTGCTGGTACTCGCCGAACAGGTCAGCGAGCGTGACGATGACGGCACCCAGTCGTCATTTGTCTACGCGGCCCAGTATTTGCTGGGCGGCGATCATCCCAAGCGGGTGTGGATGCTCTATGACGATGTGCAGCATTGCCAATTCGATGCGGCACTGCGCTTTGACATGGCGGCGACCAAGGTTACCGACCTTGCCGGCGATGGCATCACCCAGGCCACCGTGGGCTATTCGCGCACCTGCACCAGCGATGTCAGCCCCAACGAATTCAAGTTGATCATGCACGTGGGCAAGTCCCAGAAGTACCGCCTGCGCGGTGTCGATCGCATCGGCGCGAGCTGGTGGGATGAGGAGGCCGGTGCGTTGCGTGGCATGCCGCTGCCAAAGGATTGCAGCGTTGCGGCGCAACAGGCGCTGGTCAGCCAGTACAAGGAGCAGGGCACTGAGTTGCCGTTGCCAGGCTGCTATGGCGATGAAAAGGACTTTGCCAAGGCGCCGGACAGCTACCTGGCGTTTATGCGCCAGCATTGGTTTGCGCTGATGCACAAGCAAGACACCGAGTGGAGCCAGTCCCAGACCCAGCCGCAGCCCGAGGACCCGACCGAGGATGACGAGTCGGCTCCGTGA
- the arnC gene encoding undecaprenyl-phosphate 4-deoxy-4-formamido-L-arabinose transferase, with protein sequence MKPYPIHCVSIVIPVYNEQESLPELLRRTTAACKQLAYEYEIILVDDGSRDNSAQLLEDAAAQDGSNVVAVILNRNYGQHAAIMAGFEQCRGEVVITLDADLQNPPEEIPRLVEQAALGYDVVATVRNNRQDSAFRRWPSRLINLAVQRSTGVAMTDYGCMLRAYRRTIVDAMLACRERSTFIPILANGFARHTTEILVHHAEREHGESKYSPMRLISLMFDLLTCMTTTPLRLLSIVGFSMAALGVLFAFALIVMRLAFGATWAGDGTFVLFAVLFVFTGGQFIGMGLLGEYLGRMYSDVRARPRFFIEKVLRNQPAAPAPVVVVDGLVSSHTSTSPSDQVSS encoded by the coding sequence TTGAAACCCTACCCTATTCATTGCGTGTCGATCGTTATCCCGGTCTACAACGAACAAGAGAGCCTGCCTGAATTGCTGCGTCGCACGACGGCAGCCTGCAAGCAACTGGCCTACGAATACGAAATCATCCTGGTGGATGATGGTAGTCGCGACAATTCCGCCCAATTACTGGAAGACGCCGCCGCGCAAGACGGCAGCAACGTAGTGGCGGTGATCCTCAACCGTAACTACGGCCAGCATGCGGCGATCATGGCCGGCTTTGAGCAGTGCCGGGGCGAGGTGGTGATTACCCTCGACGCCGACCTGCAGAACCCGCCGGAAGAAATCCCGCGCCTGGTCGAACAAGCCGCCTTGGGCTACGACGTGGTTGCCACCGTACGCAACAACCGCCAGGACTCGGCCTTCCGCCGCTGGCCTTCGCGCCTGATCAACTTGGCCGTGCAGCGTTCCACCGGCGTGGCCATGACCGACTACGGTTGCATGCTGCGCGCTTACCGGCGCACCATCGTCGACGCCATGCTCGCCTGCCGCGAGCGCAGCACCTTTATCCCGATCCTGGCCAACGGCTTTGCCCGCCACACCACCGAGATCCTGGTGCACCACGCCGAGCGTGAACATGGCGAGTCCAAATACAGCCCGATGCGCCTGATCAGCCTGATGTTCGACCTGCTGACCTGCATGACCACCACGCCATTGCGCCTGCTGAGCATTGTCGGCTTCAGCATGGCGGCGTTGGGCGTGCTGTTCGCTTTTGCCTTGATCGTCATGCGACTGGCCTTCGGTGCCACTTGGGCGGGCGACGGTACTTTTGTGCTATTCGCGGTACTGTTCGTGTTTACCGGCGGCCAATTCATCGGCATGGGCCTCTTGGGTGAATACCTGGGCCGCATGTACAGTGACGTTCGTGCCCGTCCACGGTTCTTTATTGAAAAAGTGCTGCGCAACCAACCGGCAGCACCGGCTCCAGTCGTCGTCGTTGATGGCCTGGTGTCCTCCCATACCTCTACTTCTCCTTCCGATCAGGTTTCGTCATGA